TTTGCGATGACGCTGGAGTCGTAAGTTGCCGTATAGTTTGAAAGCATTTTTGAAGCGGCGCTTGCCGTACGGCCTTTGATCAAAATATTGTCTTTCACCGCAAACGGAATGCCGGTAAGAAGCGTCGCACTCCCATTCTTTATCATTTCATCCGCGCGCTCTGCCTGGTCTTTCCAGTCGTCAAATACTTCAAGATAGGCGTTCATCTCGCTATTTTTTTTCGCGATAACGTCAAGGTATGCCTGCGTCAATTCCACCGCGGTGTAGGTGCCCATTTTCAAATCCTCATGGGCTTGTCTGACGGTAAGATTTTCCAAATTAATCTTCATGTTTCTGATTCGTATATTTTCGTATATTCGTAAAGATTCGTACTTCGTACTACAGTATTTGTTTCACCTTCACGTACCCATCTTGTGTTTGTGGCACCTCGCGAAGTATCTCTTCCGTATAGGCACCCTCTCTATGCGGGTCCTTATCTTCCCGCATCACATTGCAAAGTGCTCCCGCCTCGGACACTCTCGCTTCGGTTGCCACTTCTTTTATTTCCGACACATATCCTAAAATTGCCTCCATCTCAGAAAGAAGCTCTTCAGTCTCTTGCGCCGAAATATCAATGCGAGAAAGTGTCGCCAGTTTTTCTATATCTTCTCTTTTCATCCCGTTAGAGATAGGCCACGACACATGTCGCAGACACTACGTTTATTATTGGTTGATAAGTATTTTTCATATCTTTGGGTGTTATTTAAATTCGTGGTCGTGATCTCTAACGGGATTCATAGTGCGTATAGTAGCAGAAAATACTCAAAAAATCACTGGGCGAGCAAAGCGACAAATTTTTCCTCTGAAAGAACCGGAACGTCATACTCTTTCGCATCTCGTAGTTTTGACCCCGGCATCTCGCCGGCCACCACGAAGTTGGTGTGCGAAGAAACGGAATTTGCCACTTTGCCGCCAAGCGCTTTAATCTTTTCTTTTGCTTCGTCTCGCGACAGTGAAGAAAGAGTGCCCGTTAAGACGAAAATCTTCCCCGCAAGCAGTTGTGTCTTCATGTGGCGCCCCGATTTCACTATATTGATATGTTTGAGCAACCGCCTCAAGAGTTTTTTATTCTCCGGTTCGGAAAACCACCCGAAGAGCGATTCCGCGACAACGCTTCCCACGCCGGCAATACTTTTCAATTCTTCCTTGCTTGCCCGTTGTACTCGATCAATAGCGCCAAAGTGCTCTGCGACAAGCGCCGCGGTCTCTTCTCCTACGTGTCTCACACCCAGCGCAAACAAAAATTTCCGCAAGGACACCTTTTTGCTCTCTACTATCGCTTTAATCAGATTCTGCGCTGACTTTTGTGCAAAACGAGGAAGCGACTCAAGGTCACCCATTTCCAATTCATATATATCGGCCATGTTAGATATAATTCCTTCACCCGCGAGCTGTTCAACTATTTTCTCTCCTAAGCCGTCTATGTTCATTCCCTTCTTGCTTACAAAATGTATGATCCGCTCCAATTCCTGCCTAAAACAATTTTTATTGACGCAATAATGCGCGGCGCTTGCCACGGCCCCTTCGCCGATCGTTCCTTTTTTGACCAGACTGCCGCACACGGGGCAGTGCTTTGGCATAACGAACACGCGTTCTTTCCCCGTTCGCAGATCTTTCAAGACCTCCACCACATCGGGAATCACGTCTCCCGCTTTTTGTATGACCACTGTGTCACCGATACGGATATCAAGACGTTTGATCTCATCTTCATTATGCAGTGTCGCGCGGCTCACGGTGGAACCGGCAACGCGGACGGGAGAAAGGTGTGCGACTGGGGTCAGCGCGCCTGTACGCCCCACTTGCACCACGATATCCTCCACTTTTGTGGTCGTCTGCTGTGCGGGAAACTTGTAGGCAACGCCAAAACGCGGAGATTTCCCCGTATACCCCAGCGCTTCCTGCACTTTCCGTGAATTGATCTTTATCACGATGCCGTCAATGCCATACTCCTCCCTCTCTTTCTTTTTCGCCCATTCCCGATAAAACGCTTCCACTTCATCAAGCGTCTTGGTGAGCCTCTGCTCCGAATTCACTTTAAAGCCCAGAGTTTTAAGCAGTTCCAGTTCTTCAATTTGCGTTTGAGGCACGCCGCCCTCTACCTCGTCAATGTCATACATAAAGCTGTCCAGCTTGCGGAGAGCAACCACTTGAGGGTCCAGTTGCCGCAAAGAACCCGCGGCGGCGTTGCGCGCGTTGGCAAACGGCTCCTCTTTCTGCTTGTTTCTTTCTTTGTTGATGCGAAGAAGCTCGTGCTCGCTCATCCACGCTTCCCCCACCACCACGAGCGAAACAGGTTTTTCCAACACCAGGGGAATACTCCGTATGGTGCGGAGGTTCCCGGTCACATCTTCCCCATCTACCCCGTCGCCGCGCGTCGCTCCTCTCTCAAACTCTCCTTTTTTATACGTAAGCACGATCTTGAGCCCGTCAATCTTGAGTTCGCATACATATTCAATTGGTTCGCTTTTCACACGCCGATCTTTGAGCACGGCCTTCTTCACGCGGAGATCCCATTTCTGCAACTCTTCAAAATCAAAAACATTATCAAAAGACCATTGGCGCACTTTGTGCGTTGTTTTCTGAAAACCCGCCGCAGGTTTCCCGCCGACCCGCATAGTAGGAGAAACGGAGGAAAAAAACTCCGGGTTTGCCTCTTCAAGTCTTTTGAGTTCAGTGAGGAGCGCGTCATACGCTTCGTCACTCAACTCCGGCCGATCAAGAACATAATATAAATAATCATGATGGCGCAAAAGCCGTCGCAATTTTTCTATGCGTTCTTTGATTTCTTTCTTAGACATAATGAATCCTCTTGTCGCGAGACAACCATCATTTAGTAACTGACGCGGAGCCCTCGTTCAACACGCCGCGGGTTCCCCGCATCACAGGTGTTGAAGCCCCGCGAATCAATTTTTGTCGTACCGGAATCCTTTATGACCGCCACGGTAGCGCAGGAACCGTTCGCAAACTTCATATCAAAAACCGTAGTAACCGCGGATCCGTTTTGAGTGGGAGCGCCCCATCCGAACACGCCATCCCACCCCGTCGCCGGATCGGTAATGTCTTCGTTGTTGCATGAAACACCGCTCCCTTGTGGCAAGATATTGTCGGTAGAACTTGCGAAAGCGCTCTCGGATAAAGCCGGATGTCTGATATCCCAATACAGCGCGCATTCACCACCGGTGTCAGCGGCGTAAAAAGCAAACTGC
The genomic region above belongs to Patescibacteria group bacterium and contains:
- the gatC gene encoding Asp-tRNA(Asn)/Glu-tRNA(Gln) amidotransferase subunit GatC, giving the protein MKREDIEKLATLSRIDISAQETEELLSEMEAILGYVSEIKEVATEARVSEAGALCNVMREDKDPHREGAYTEEILREVPQTQDGYVKVKQIL
- the ligA gene encoding NAD-dependent DNA ligase LigA — translated: MSKKEIKERIEKLRRLLRHHDYLYYVLDRPELSDEAYDALLTELKRLEEANPEFFSSVSPTMRVGGKPAAGFQKTTHKVRQWSFDNVFDFEELQKWDLRVKKAVLKDRRVKSEPIEYVCELKIDGLKIVLTYKKGEFERGATRGDGVDGEDVTGNLRTIRSIPLVLEKPVSLVVVGEAWMSEHELLRINKERNKQKEEPFANARNAAAGSLRQLDPQVVALRKLDSFMYDIDEVEGGVPQTQIEELELLKTLGFKVNSEQRLTKTLDEVEAFYREWAKKKEREEYGIDGIVIKINSRKVQEALGYTGKSPRFGVAYKFPAQQTTTKVEDIVVQVGRTGALTPVAHLSPVRVAGSTVSRATLHNEDEIKRLDIRIGDTVVIQKAGDVIPDVVEVLKDLRTGKERVFVMPKHCPVCGSLVKKGTIGEGAVASAAHYCVNKNCFRQELERIIHFVSKKGMNIDGLGEKIVEQLAGEGIISNMADIYELEMGDLESLPRFAQKSAQNLIKAIVESKKVSLRKFLFALGVRHVGEETAALVAEHFGAIDRVQRASKEELKSIAGVGSVVAESLFGWFSEPENKKLLRRLLKHINIVKSGRHMKTQLLAGKIFVLTGTLSSLSRDEAKEKIKALGGKVANSVSSHTNFVVAGEMPGSKLRDAKEYDVPVLSEEKFVALLAQ